From a region of the Geothrix sp. 21YS21S-2 genome:
- a CDS encoding B12-binding domain-containing radical SAM protein, which produces MDLVLVAIHLEASARAVPLGPAMLASVLRRSFGAEVAVRVLDLYLDQTPEACADRILEDAPRWVGFSMYLWNRDLTMAVARVLRARRPDLVIFAGGSEATADPEGVLGDPSMDLVLPGEGEDLIVEAVKHLLRGQDPRALQATLRPAPVADLAALPSPYLDGTLDPSAYPGQLWELSRGCPFKCDFCFESRGGTGTRRVPMERVEAELRLFEAKGVSQIFVLDPTFNFDRARAKEVLRLIAAEAPAIHFFFEIRTEFIDRELARLFASIRCTLQIGLQSAHDAVLRNINRRIDPDEFESRVLLLHRAGATYGFDLIYGLPGDDLEGFKASLDYALGLAPNHLDIFCLAVLPGTRLFETAASFGLEHQAANPYLVTASPGFPPEDLAQAARIARACDTFYNDGKAVPWFAIVQGALGLEPSELFRRFADHPGSGDVIGLQRDFITAQFEALGLEAQGSVAADLITWFGLSARLADAEARREPLAGPCSGFFAHDPALLLDQLAAGITELEDLSFVLPADPGERILHFRDGEACLAEPR; this is translated from the coding sequence ATGGATCTGGTTCTGGTGGCCATACATCTGGAAGCCTCGGCCCGGGCCGTGCCCCTGGGACCGGCCATGCTGGCCTCCGTGCTGCGGCGTTCCTTCGGCGCCGAAGTCGCCGTGCGGGTGCTGGACCTCTACCTGGACCAGACCCCCGAGGCCTGCGCCGACCGGATCCTGGAGGACGCCCCCCGGTGGGTGGGGTTCTCCATGTACCTCTGGAACCGCGACCTGACGATGGCCGTGGCCCGGGTCCTGCGGGCGCGCCGGCCGGACCTGGTGATCTTCGCGGGCGGCTCGGAGGCCACCGCGGACCCCGAGGGCGTCCTGGGCGACCCCTCCATGGACCTGGTGCTCCCCGGGGAGGGCGAGGACCTCATCGTTGAGGCCGTCAAGCACCTGCTCCGGGGCCAGGACCCCCGCGCCCTCCAGGCCACCCTCCGCCCGGCCCCCGTGGCGGACCTGGCCGCGCTCCCCAGCCCCTACCTGGACGGGACCCTGGACCCTTCGGCCTACCCGGGCCAGCTCTGGGAGCTGAGCCGGGGCTGCCCCTTCAAGTGCGACTTCTGCTTCGAGTCCCGGGGAGGCACGGGCACCCGCCGCGTCCCCATGGAGCGGGTGGAGGCCGAACTGCGCCTGTTCGAGGCCAAGGGCGTCAGCCAGATCTTCGTGCTGGACCCCACGTTCAACTTCGACCGCGCCCGGGCCAAGGAGGTCCTGCGCCTCATCGCCGCCGAGGCGCCGGCCATCCACTTCTTCTTCGAGATCCGCACCGAGTTCATCGACCGCGAACTGGCCAGGCTGTTCGCGTCCATCCGCTGCACCCTCCAGATCGGCCTCCAGAGCGCCCACGACGCCGTGCTGAGAAACATCAACCGCCGCATCGACCCGGATGAATTCGAGAGCCGGGTCCTCCTGCTCCACCGCGCCGGCGCCACCTACGGCTTCGACCTCATCTACGGCCTGCCCGGGGACGACCTGGAGGGCTTCAAGGCCAGCCTCGACTACGCCCTGGGCCTGGCGCCCAACCACCTGGACATCTTCTGCCTGGCGGTGCTGCCGGGCACCCGGCTCTTCGAGACGGCGGCCTCCTTCGGCCTGGAGCACCAGGCGGCGAACCCCTACCTGGTCACCGCCTCCCCGGGGTTCCCGCCGGAGGACCTGGCCCAGGCCGCGCGCATCGCCCGGGCCTGCGACACCTTCTACAACGACGGCAAGGCGGTGCCCTGGTTCGCCATCGTCCAGGGCGCCCTGGGCCTGGAGCCCTCCGAACTCTTCCGCCGTTTCGCGGACCACCCCGGGTCCGGGGACGTCATCGGCCTGCAGCGCGACTTCATCACGGCCCAGTTCGAAGCCCTCGGGCTGGAGGCCCAGGGTTCCGTGGCCGCGGACCTCATCACCTGGTTCGGCCTCTCGGCGCGCCTCGCCGACGCCGAGGCGCGGCGGGAGCCGCTGGCGGGCCCGTGCAGCGGGTTCTTCGCCCACGACCCCGCCCTCCTCCTGGACCAGCTCGCCGCGGGCATCACCGAGCTGGAGGACCTGTCCTTCGTCCTGCCCGCGGACCCCGGGGAGCGGATCCTCCACTTCAGGGACGGCGAAGCCTGCCTAGCTGAGCCTCGCTGA
- the rsmH gene encoding 16S rRNA (cytosine(1402)-N(4))-methyltransferase RsmH: MTDAPPPRQRRIRYKGTHPRRFEEKYKELNPDLHAAELQKVMDRGQTPAGTHRPICVAEILACLDPRPGEVGLDATLGYGGHAQELLARIQPGGRLFGVDVDPLELPRTEARLRALGFGEDVLVVKRMNFAGLPALLPETGGGLDFVLADLGVSSMQIDNPARGFTYKSDGPLDLRLNPNRGRSAAALLKALAREDLAALLVENSDEPHAEAIAAALDGQDVATTTQLARLVRGVLPEDEARASLQRTFQALRIAVNDELKVLDQFLSLLPMALKPGGRVAILTFHSGEDRRVKKAFLEGHRAGVYRDVAPEPIRPSFQERHDNPRSSSAKLRWAVKD, from the coding sequence ATGACCGATGCCCCGCCCCCGAGACAACGCCGGATCCGCTACAAGGGCACCCACCCCCGGCGGTTCGAGGAGAAGTACAAGGAGCTGAACCCCGACCTGCATGCCGCGGAACTGCAGAAGGTCATGGACCGCGGGCAGACGCCGGCGGGGACCCACCGGCCCATCTGCGTGGCGGAGATCCTGGCGTGCCTGGATCCGCGGCCCGGCGAGGTGGGGCTGGACGCCACCCTGGGCTACGGCGGCCACGCCCAGGAGCTGCTGGCCCGGATCCAGCCCGGGGGCAGGCTCTTCGGCGTGGACGTGGATCCGCTGGAGCTGCCGCGCACCGAGGCCCGCCTGCGGGCCCTGGGGTTCGGCGAGGACGTCCTGGTGGTCAAGCGCATGAACTTCGCGGGGCTCCCCGCGCTCCTGCCGGAGACCGGCGGGGGCCTGGACTTCGTCCTGGCGGACCTGGGGGTCTCCAGCATGCAGATCGACAACCCCGCCCGGGGCTTCACCTACAAGAGCGACGGCCCCCTGGACCTGCGGCTCAACCCCAACCGGGGGCGGTCCGCCGCGGCCCTGCTGAAGGCCCTGGCCCGGGAGGACCTGGCGGCGCTCCTGGTGGAGAACTCCGACGAACCCCACGCCGAGGCCATCGCCGCCGCCCTGGACGGGCAGGACGTGGCCACCACGACGCAGCTGGCGCGGCTGGTGCGGGGCGTCCTCCCCGAGGACGAGGCGCGCGCGAGCCTGCAGCGCACCTTCCAGGCCCTGCGCATCGCCGTTAACGACGAGCTCAAGGTGCTGGACCAGTTCCTGTCCCTGCTGCCCATGGCGCTGAAGCCGGGGGGGCGCGTGGCCATCCTCACCTTCCACTCGGGCGAGGACCGTCGGGTCAAGAAGGCCTTCCTGGAAGGCCACCGGGCGGGCGTCTACCGGGACGTCGCCCCGGAGCCCATCCGCCCCTCGTTCCAGGAGCGCCATGACAATCCGCGTTCCTCGTCGGCCAAGCTGCGCTGGGCCGTCAAAGATTAG
- a CDS encoding Rieske (2Fe-2S) protein, translating to MSAPETTLQLDRRTFCLGAAVCGMALACGCGGGGGGSTAAPPPPPPAGGVTTQDTKAALLAAPDGTVRDYRNLANFFLIKDASGIYAMTAICTHQGCTVDLPAGTKITCPCHGSQYDLSGGNLLGPAVNPLVHFAVTEAAPGGALVVHVDQTVAASARLS from the coding sequence ATGTCTGCGCCCGAAACCACCCTCCAACTCGACCGCCGGACCTTCTGCCTGGGCGCCGCCGTGTGCGGCATGGCCCTGGCCTGCGGCTGCGGGGGAGGCGGAGGAGGCTCCACCGCCGCCCCCCCTCCGCCGCCTCCCGCCGGGGGCGTGACGACCCAGGACACCAAGGCTGCCCTCCTGGCCGCCCCCGACGGCACGGTCCGCGACTACCGGAACCTGGCGAACTTCTTCCTCATCAAGGACGCCTCGGGCATCTACGCCATGACCGCCATCTGCACCCACCAGGGCTGCACCGTGGACCTCCCGGCGGGCACGAAGATCACCTGCCCCTGCCACGGCAGCCAGTACGACCTCTCCGGCGGCAACCTCCTGGGGCCCGCGGTCAACCCCCTGGTCCACTTCGCGGTGACCGAGGCCGCTCCTGGCGGCGCGCTGGTGGTGCACGTGGACCAGACGGTGGCGGCCTCAGCGAGGCTCAGCTAG
- a CDS encoding serine hydrolase — MTFPTRWFPPALILALPLAAQADLDRAVERTRAAFNVPGIAVAVVQDGKVVLAKGYGVRRLGDPAPVTPRTLFAIASNTKIFTASALAMLVDEGKLAWDDRVVDRLPGFQMSDPYVTREMRIRDLLCHRSGLGLGAGDLMFFPPTDLTGEEIVHRLRFVPLATSFRSAYAYDNILYTVAGEVIRAVSGRPWAEFIRERFFGPLGMASSRTSIRDVRTGDDVAAAHAMDGDKLAPVEHDVMDNSAPAGAIVASAEDLTRWVRALLAKGDLGGGRRLFSEKRARELWTPLTLIPHGEPPAALAEARSDFLAYAMGEDVRTYRGHLLVSHTGGLKGMVTEVSMVPGRNLGVIVLTNQEEGAAFKAVTNTVLDHYLGAPPKDWVAAFQEVRAAQKARAKEEVAKAAGTRNAASKPALPLEGYAGRYRDPWYGDVLVEASGGKLAMRFTHTPGLSGTLEHWQYDTFVVRWKDRTLDADAYVTFSLDAAGKVARVAMKAVSPSTDFSYDFHDLALAPVAPGAPERW, encoded by the coding sequence ATGACCTTTCCAACCCGCTGGTTCCCGCCGGCGCTGATCCTCGCCCTCCCCCTCGCCGCCCAGGCGGACCTCGACCGCGCCGTGGAGCGCACCCGCGCGGCCTTCAACGTGCCCGGCATCGCCGTGGCGGTGGTGCAGGACGGCAAGGTCGTCCTGGCCAAGGGCTACGGCGTGCGCAGGCTGGGCGACCCGGCCCCCGTGACCCCGCGAACCCTCTTCGCCATCGCCTCCAACACGAAGATCTTCACGGCCTCGGCCCTGGCCATGCTCGTGGACGAAGGGAAGCTGGCCTGGGACGACCGGGTCGTGGACCGCCTCCCGGGCTTCCAGATGAGCGATCCCTACGTCACCCGGGAGATGCGGATCCGGGATCTGCTGTGCCACCGCAGCGGCCTGGGGCTCGGGGCCGGGGACCTGATGTTCTTCCCGCCGACGGACCTCACCGGGGAGGAGATCGTCCACCGCCTGCGGTTCGTGCCGCTGGCCACGAGCTTCCGGAGCGCCTACGCGTACGACAACATCCTCTACACGGTGGCGGGCGAGGTGATCCGGGCCGTCTCGGGCCGGCCCTGGGCGGAGTTCATCCGGGAGCGCTTCTTCGGGCCGCTGGGCATGGCCTCCAGCCGCACCAGCATCCGGGACGTGCGGACCGGGGACGACGTGGCCGCGGCCCACGCCATGGACGGCGACAAGCTTGCGCCGGTGGAACACGATGTCATGGACAACAGCGCCCCGGCCGGGGCCATCGTCGCCTCCGCCGAGGACCTGACGCGCTGGGTGCGGGCGCTGCTGGCCAAGGGGGACCTGGGCGGCGGCAGGCGCCTGTTCAGCGAGAAGCGGGCCCGGGAGCTGTGGACGCCCCTGACCCTGATCCCCCACGGCGAACCCCCCGCGGCGCTGGCCGAGGCGCGGTCCGATTTCCTGGCCTACGCCATGGGCGAGGACGTGCGGACCTACCGCGGCCACCTCCTGGTCTCCCACACCGGCGGCCTGAAGGGCATGGTCACGGAGGTGAGCATGGTGCCGGGGCGCAACCTGGGCGTCATCGTGCTCACGAACCAGGAGGAGGGCGCCGCCTTCAAGGCCGTCACGAACACGGTGCTGGACCACTACCTGGGCGCGCCGCCCAAGGACTGGGTGGCGGCCTTCCAGGAGGTGAGGGCGGCCCAGAAGGCCCGGGCGAAGGAGGAGGTCGCCAAGGCCGCCGGGACCCGCAACGCCGCCTCGAAGCCCGCCCTGCCCCTGGAGGGCTATGCGGGGCGCTACCGGGACCCCTGGTACGGGGACGTCCTCGTGGAGGCCTCCGGCGGGAAGCTGGCCATGCGGTTCACCCACACCCCGGGCCTTTCGGGAACGCTGGAGCACTGGCAGTACGACACCTTCGTGGTGCGTTGGAAGGACCGCACCCTCGACGCGGACGCCTACGTCACCTTCTCCCTCGACGCCGCCGGGAAGGTGGCCCGGGTGGCCATGAAGGCCGTTTCGCCGTCCACGGACTTCAGCTACGACTTCCACGACCTGGCCCTGGCCCCCGTCGCCCCGGGAGCTCCGGAGCGCTGGTAG
- a CDS encoding RNA methyltransferase: MTLPDPWPLFQDLRFAGQRNHPRGACFVAEGRILVEDLLAWGRAGKVEVVAVLAETASADAVRPLLPEGAELIVATPAEVEALAGFPFHRGLMAAARVPDPPGQDRLRACRRLLALPSVSDAENLGQLLRTAAALGLDGVLQGPGPDPFSRRVIRVSMGTAWKLPVWRRDDVWEALEGWKAEGGEVVAAALGGEDVRAWRPAARTALVLGPEGPGLSEADLARCGRTVGIAMAPGVDSLNVAAAGAILMHRMVGP, translated from the coding sequence ATGACCCTCCCCGACCCTTGGCCCCTCTTCCAGGACCTCCGCTTCGCGGGCCAGCGGAACCACCCCCGCGGGGCCTGCTTCGTGGCCGAGGGCCGGATCCTCGTGGAGGACCTCCTGGCCTGGGGCCGCGCCGGGAAGGTGGAGGTGGTGGCCGTCCTGGCCGAGACCGCCTCGGCGGACGCCGTGCGCCCCCTGCTGCCGGAGGGCGCCGAGCTGATCGTCGCCACGCCCGCGGAGGTGGAGGCCCTCGCGGGCTTCCCCTTCCACCGGGGCCTCATGGCCGCGGCCCGGGTGCCCGATCCGCCCGGCCAGGATCGCCTGCGGGCCTGCCGGCGCCTGCTGGCGCTGCCCAGCGTCTCCGACGCCGAGAACCTGGGCCAGCTCCTGCGCACCGCGGCCGCCCTGGGCCTGGACGGGGTCCTCCAGGGACCCGGGCCCGACCCCTTCAGCCGCCGGGTGATCCGCGTGTCCATGGGCACCGCCTGGAAGCTCCCCGTCTGGCGCCGCGACGACGTGTGGGAGGCCCTCGAAGGCTGGAAGGCGGAGGGCGGCGAGGTGGTCGCCGCCGCCCTGGGCGGCGAGGACGTCCGCGCCTGGCGCCCCGCGGCCCGCACCGCCCTGGTGCTGGGCCCCGAGGGCCCGGGCCTCTCGGAGGCGGACCTGGCCCGCTGCGGCCGCACCGTGGGCATCGCCATGGCCCCGGGCGTGGACAGTCTCAACGTCGCCGCCGCCGGCGCCATCCTCATGCACCGCATGGTGGGCCCGTGA
- a CDS encoding RluA family pseudouridine synthase has product MTLNAGFCYRERVQRGGLTVLEHFARHHPHSTPERWRERIEGGEVELDGRAPDPAAVLAPGQELAWHRPPWEEPEVDLDIQVVHEDAFLLAVVKPSGLPTLPGGGFLEHTLMALVRARYPGCSPMHRLGRGTSGLVLFGRTPEAGAALQAAWREHRVEKRYRALAAGDPAWDELDIRTPIGPVPHPWLGTVFAASPGGKASRSVARVLERRGDAALMEVDLHTGRPHQIRIHLASVGHPLAGDPLYAPGGLPREDLVALPGDLGYLLHAERLAFRHPVTGLPMDLRAEPPERLRSRSGPTP; this is encoded by the coding sequence GTGACCCTCAACGCCGGCTTCTGCTACCGGGAGCGGGTGCAGCGGGGCGGCCTCACCGTCCTGGAGCACTTCGCGCGCCACCACCCCCACTCCACCCCAGAGCGGTGGCGGGAGCGCATCGAGGGGGGCGAGGTGGAGCTGGACGGCCGCGCCCCCGATCCCGCAGCGGTCCTCGCCCCTGGCCAGGAACTGGCCTGGCACCGCCCCCCCTGGGAGGAGCCGGAGGTGGACCTGGACATCCAGGTGGTCCACGAGGACGCCTTCCTCCTGGCCGTGGTGAAGCCCTCGGGCCTGCCCACCCTGCCCGGGGGCGGCTTCCTGGAGCACACGCTCATGGCCCTGGTGCGGGCCCGCTACCCCGGGTGCAGCCCCATGCACCGCCTCGGGCGGGGCACCTCGGGCCTCGTGCTCTTCGGCCGCACCCCCGAAGCCGGGGCGGCGCTGCAGGCCGCCTGGCGCGAGCACCGCGTGGAAAAACGCTACCGCGCCCTGGCGGCCGGCGACCCCGCCTGGGACGAGCTGGACATCCGGACCCCCATCGGCCCCGTGCCCCACCCCTGGCTGGGCACGGTCTTCGCCGCCAGCCCCGGGGGCAAGGCCTCCCGCAGCGTCGCCCGCGTCCTGGAGCGGCGCGGGGACGCCGCCCTGATGGAGGTGGACCTCCACACCGGCCGCCCCCACCAGATCCGCATCCACCTGGCCTCCGTGGGCCATCCCCTGGCAGGCGACCCCCTCTACGCCCCCGGAGGCCTGCCCCGGGAGGACCTCGTAGCGCTGCCGGGGGACCTGGGCTACCTTCTGCACGCCGAGCGCCTCGCCTTCCGGCATCCGGTCACGGGGCTGCCCATGGACCTGCGGGCGGAACCGCCCGAGCGGCTCCGGTCGCGAAGCGGGCCCACGCCATGA
- a CDS encoding helicase-related protein, with product MNPPFLPGQRWISQTEPDLGLGTVRLATARTVTVHFGATGETREYASDQAPLRRVEFLAGDTVRDRLDQDLVVEAVALRSGLLVYLGGGRELPEADLGDRLSFSDPLQRLVAGGQEGPEAFALRVAGLEHQHRRRRSPVRGFAGGRIELIPHQLHIASEVTGRLAPRVLLADEVGLGKTIEACLILHRLLLTGRAARVLVLLPDSLVHQWFLELYRRFNLWFHIFDEERCVALEAGGANPFLDDQLVLCGLGLLTGSPDRARQALEAGWDLLVVDEAHHLEGAAYGVVEALGAAVPGLLLLTATPEQLGVPGHFARLRLLDPDRFHDLDAYLRQAADYRAIADLAAGLLAPGPLSPALAADLAALLGEDLGSRLEEARAEALDALLDRHGTGRVMFRNTRAAVAGFPGRVVHMAPLAPAPRDPRLDWLADLLRSTPDKVLLICATRAQAEAVHQALKLRVQVKMAVFHEGLTLVQRDRNAAWFAEPQGARLLLCSEIGSEGRNFQFAHHLVLYDLPLDPDLLEQRIGRLDRIGQTREVELHVPYPTGGAHEVLARWYHEGLDAFRSNLHGGRELLERFRDRLARTGDTAALVEATRAAREELRDRLERGRDRLLELNSFRPAACADLVAELRRQDGDRALEGFLLTVFEHLLVDVEELGPRTYQLGSMGVLAEALPGLSAEGLTVTFDRERALAREDLQFLTWDHPLVSGTLDLLLGGARGTSCFSRWPDPKGSGLYLEAVYVLACAAPPHLHVDRFLPPTPLRVVVDAQGRDLTRTLPRALLARSARPAPGHGLLSRPEVRQDLLPRMLAQAGRLVESRAPGLLAKARQDLAAQLDREYGRLEALRRVNGGVGPGDLARLLEQKTALDKHLREARLRLDAIHVIHRG from the coding sequence ATGAACCCCCCCTTCCTTCCCGGCCAGCGCTGGATCAGCCAGACCGAGCCCGACCTGGGCCTAGGCACGGTGCGCCTGGCCACGGCCCGCACCGTCACCGTGCACTTCGGCGCCACCGGCGAGACCCGGGAGTACGCCAGCGACCAGGCCCCCCTGCGCCGCGTCGAGTTCCTGGCCGGGGACACCGTGCGGGACCGCCTGGACCAGGACCTGGTGGTGGAGGCGGTCGCGCTGCGCTCGGGACTCCTGGTTTACTTGGGCGGGGGCCGCGAACTGCCCGAGGCCGACCTCGGCGACCGCCTCTCCTTCAGCGACCCCCTGCAGCGCCTGGTGGCCGGGGGCCAGGAAGGTCCCGAGGCCTTCGCCCTGCGCGTGGCGGGACTGGAGCACCAGCACCGGCGGCGCCGGTCCCCGGTGCGCGGATTCGCGGGGGGCCGCATCGAGCTGATCCCCCACCAGCTCCACATCGCCTCCGAGGTGACGGGGCGCCTGGCGCCGCGGGTGCTGCTGGCCGACGAGGTGGGCCTGGGCAAGACCATCGAGGCCTGCCTGATCCTGCACCGCCTGCTGCTCACGGGCCGCGCCGCGCGGGTCCTGGTCCTCCTGCCGGACTCGCTGGTGCACCAGTGGTTCCTGGAGCTGTACCGGCGCTTCAACCTCTGGTTCCACATCTTCGACGAGGAGCGCTGCGTGGCCCTGGAGGCCGGGGGCGCCAACCCCTTCCTGGACGATCAGCTGGTGCTGTGCGGCCTGGGCCTGCTCACCGGAAGCCCGGACCGGGCCCGGCAGGCCCTGGAGGCGGGCTGGGACCTGCTGGTGGTGGACGAGGCGCACCACCTGGAGGGCGCGGCCTACGGCGTGGTGGAAGCCCTGGGCGCCGCCGTGCCCGGGCTCCTCCTCCTCACGGCCACCCCGGAGCAGCTGGGCGTCCCCGGCCACTTCGCGCGGCTGCGGCTCCTGGATCCGGACCGCTTCCACGACCTGGACGCCTACCTGCGCCAGGCCGCGGACTACCGCGCCATCGCCGACCTGGCCGCGGGCCTCCTGGCCCCCGGCCCCCTGTCCCCGGCCCTGGCGGCGGACCTGGCCGCCCTGCTGGGCGAGGACCTGGGCTCGCGCCTGGAGGAGGCCCGCGCCGAGGCCCTGGACGCCCTCCTGGACCGCCACGGCACCGGCCGCGTGATGTTCCGCAACACCCGCGCCGCCGTCGCGGGCTTCCCGGGCCGCGTGGTGCACATGGCGCCCCTGGCCCCCGCCCCCCGCGATCCGCGCCTGGACTGGCTGGCGGACCTCCTTCGCTCCACCCCGGACAAGGTCCTGCTCATCTGCGCCACCCGGGCCCAGGCCGAGGCCGTCCACCAGGCCCTGAAGCTCCGGGTGCAGGTGAAGATGGCCGTCTTCCACGAGGGCCTCACCCTGGTTCAGCGGGACCGCAACGCGGCATGGTTCGCCGAGCCCCAGGGGGCGCGGCTCCTCCTCTGCTCCGAGATCGGCAGCGAGGGCCGCAACTTCCAGTTCGCCCACCACCTCGTCCTCTACGACCTCCCCCTGGATCCCGACCTCCTGGAACAGCGCATCGGGCGCCTGGACCGCATCGGGCAGACCCGGGAGGTGGAGCTCCACGTCCCCTACCCCACCGGCGGCGCCCACGAGGTGCTGGCGCGCTGGTACCACGAGGGCCTGGACGCCTTCCGTTCCAACCTCCACGGCGGACGCGAGCTCCTGGAGCGGTTCCGGGACCGCCTCGCCCGGACCGGCGACACCGCGGCGCTGGTGGAGGCCACCCGCGCCGCCCGGGAGGAGCTCCGCGACCGCCTGGAGCGGGGCCGGGACCGGCTGCTGGAGCTGAACTCCTTCCGCCCCGCGGCCTGCGCGGACCTGGTGGCCGAGCTCCGGCGCCAGGACGGGGACCGCGCCCTGGAGGGCTTCCTGCTCACGGTGTTCGAGCACCTCCTCGTGGACGTGGAGGAACTGGGGCCCCGCACCTACCAGCTGGGCTCCATGGGCGTCCTGGCCGAGGCCCTGCCCGGCCTGTCCGCGGAGGGCCTCACCGTCACCTTCGACCGGGAGCGGGCCCTGGCCCGGGAGGACCTCCAGTTCCTCACCTGGGACCACCCCCTGGTGAGCGGGACCCTGGACCTCCTGCTGGGCGGCGCCAGGGGGACCTCCTGCTTCAGCCGGTGGCCGGATCCCAAGGGCTCGGGCCTCTACCTGGAGGCCGTCTACGTCCTGGCCTGCGCCGCCCCGCCCCACCTCCACGTGGACCGCTTCCTGCCCCCCACGCCCCTGCGCGTGGTGGTGGACGCCCAGGGCCGCGACCTCACCCGGACCCTCCCCAGGGCCCTCCTGGCCCGCAGCGCCAGGCCCGCCCCCGGGCATGGCCTCCTGTCCCGGCCCGAGGTGCGCCAGGACCTGCTCCCACGCATGCTGGCGCAGGCTGGCCGGTTGGTCGAAAGCCGGGCGCCCGGCCTCCTGGCCAAGGCCCGGCAGGACCTGGCAGCCCAGCTGGACCGCGAATACGGGCGGCTGGAGGCCCTGCGCCGGGTGAACGGCGGCGTCGGCCCCGGGGACCTCGCCCGTCTGCTCGAGCAGAAGACGGCCCTGGACAAGCACCTGCGGGAAGCCCGGCTCCGGCTGGACGCGATCCACGTGATCCACCGGGGCTGA
- a CDS encoding CsgG/HfaB family protein: MHLRPVAIVLAAGALALPAHAQFWDALINPDVQVTLTHPPGLGIKVQRVAFAPVNNSAAEDLLSACIADLTSSGQLEVLDRGNIEKVLGEQKLSNSGLVDEKTAVELGRLLGSPVLLFVKVQRSDVKHIPLQKTDAAWTDKKGEYHPAVTTYTSKTQVEFNGSIQAVDLATGRIYSQQRIAVSPSRETSSTQGRPEYPSDTEVREMAVNMARDQVHKMLLSWTEQRKLIFYDDKDYGMKDAYKRLQLQDGRGALARSLEALEAARTDPKCKPKYLGRTSYNVGMCQFILGDYAAALPFLKAARETDPTHKIFSNAEAECLRAVSLMEEMTKVDARSAKVELEAPRAEPARAPEPAAAKGGASAEDRLTRLESLRKKGLISPEDYKAKKAEIMKDL, from the coding sequence ATGCACCTCCGCCCCGTCGCCATCGTCCTCGCAGCGGGCGCTCTCGCCCTCCCCGCCCATGCCCAGTTCTGGGACGCCCTCATCAACCCGGACGTCCAGGTTACCCTCACCCACCCCCCGGGCCTGGGCATCAAGGTCCAGCGCGTGGCCTTCGCCCCGGTGAACAACTCGGCTGCCGAGGACCTCCTCTCGGCCTGCATCGCCGACCTCACGTCCTCGGGCCAGCTGGAGGTCCTGGACCGGGGCAACATCGAGAAGGTCCTGGGCGAGCAGAAATTGTCCAACTCGGGCCTCGTGGACGAGAAGACCGCGGTGGAGCTGGGCAGGCTCCTGGGATCCCCCGTGCTGCTGTTCGTGAAGGTCCAGCGGTCCGACGTCAAGCACATCCCCCTGCAGAAGACCGACGCCGCCTGGACGGACAAGAAGGGCGAGTACCACCCCGCCGTCACCACGTACACCTCCAAGACCCAGGTGGAGTTCAACGGGTCGATCCAGGCCGTGGACCTGGCCACGGGCCGCATCTACAGCCAGCAGCGCATCGCCGTGTCCCCCAGCCGCGAGACGTCCTCCACCCAGGGCCGGCCCGAGTACCCCTCGGACACCGAGGTGCGGGAGATGGCCGTGAACATGGCCAGGGACCAGGTGCACAAGATGCTCCTGTCCTGGACCGAGCAGCGCAAGCTGATCTTCTACGACGACAAGGACTACGGCATGAAGGACGCCTACAAGCGCCTGCAGCTGCAGGACGGCCGCGGCGCCCTGGCCAGGTCCCTGGAGGCCCTGGAGGCCGCCAGGACCGACCCCAAGTGCAAGCCGAAGTACCTCGGCCGCACCAGCTACAACGTCGGCATGTGCCAGTTCATCCTCGGCGACTACGCCGCGGCCCTCCCCTTCCTCAAGGCCGCCCGCGAGACCGACCCCACCCACAAGATCTTCTCCAATGCCGAGGCCGAGTGCCTTCGCGCCGTCAGCCTGATGGAGGAGATGACCAAGGTGGACGCCCGCAGCGCCAAGGTGGAGCTGGAGGCGCCCAGGGCCGAGCCCGCGCGGGCCCCGGAGCCCGCGGCCGCCAAGGGCGGTGCCTCCGCGGAGGACCGCCTCACCAGGCTGGAGTCGCTGCGGAAGAAGGGCCTGATCTCGCCCGAGGACTACAAGGCCAAGAAGGCCGAGATCATGAAGGACCTTTAG